A window of Leeia speluncae contains these coding sequences:
- a CDS encoding helix-turn-helix domain-containing protein has translation MDLTEFGQTLRLQRKSLGFSQQTVADAVGLARPTLSKIETGQVPDIGIRKLMRLAEHLGLRLILEEDTFRPTLQQLINENRQEKQKRGR, from the coding sequence ATGGACCTAACTGAATTTGGGCAAACCCTGCGTTTGCAACGCAAATCACTCGGCTTTTCACAGCAAACGGTGGCCGATGCCGTTGGCCTTGCCAGACCTACGCTGAGCAAAATCGAAACCGGCCAAGTGCCAGATATTGGGATTCGTAAACTCATGCGCTTGGCAGAGCATCTTGGACTGCGGCTTATATTAGAAGAAGATACCTTCCGCCCCACCTTGCAACAGCTGATCAATGAAAATCGGCAAGAAAAACAAAAACGAGGCCGATAA
- a CDS encoding NADH:ubiquinone reductase (Na(+)-transporting) subunit F, translated as MSYELTIESLGRTIEVEEGQTILDASLRAGIYLPHACGQGYCATCKISVLDGEVDHANASSFALMDYEREEGKTLACCARLEADTVIDVEIETDVDARDIPVEDYHGVVSRIEDLTPTIKGIWIKLNNGKAMDFQAGQYINLNLPEEIGVRAFSLANPPSTADEIELNIRIVPGGVGTTWIHESLKVGDSISFSGPYGRFFVHKSANVASLFMAGGSGLSSPRSMILDLLDDGSELPITLVYGARNQTELYYHQEFLALAEKHANFTYLPALSGEPEDSDWTGYRGYVHEAAKAHFDNDFRGQKAYLCGPPIMIESCITTLMQGRLFERDIYTEKFFSAADAQQIRSPLFKRV; from the coding sequence ATGAGTTACGAACTCACCATCGAATCACTTGGCCGCACCATTGAGGTAGAAGAAGGCCAAACCATTCTGGATGCCAGCTTACGTGCTGGTATCTACCTGCCGCACGCCTGTGGCCAAGGCTACTGTGCCACCTGCAAAATTAGCGTATTGGATGGCGAAGTAGACCACGCCAACGCGTCCAGCTTCGCGCTAATGGATTACGAACGGGAAGAAGGCAAAACTCTGGCCTGCTGTGCGCGGTTAGAAGCCGACACCGTGATTGATGTCGAAATCGAAACCGATGTCGACGCGCGTGACATCCCCGTTGAAGACTATCATGGCGTGGTCAGCCGCATCGAAGACCTGACTCCGACGATTAAAGGAATCTGGATCAAGCTAAACAACGGCAAAGCAATGGATTTTCAGGCGGGACAATACATCAACTTGAACCTGCCAGAAGAAATCGGCGTACGTGCTTTCTCGCTCGCCAACCCGCCCTCGACCGCAGACGAAATCGAACTGAATATCCGCATCGTCCCCGGCGGTGTCGGCACCACCTGGATTCACGAATCGCTAAAAGTAGGCGATAGCATCAGTTTCTCAGGCCCTTATGGCCGCTTCTTTGTGCATAAATCTGCCAATGTCGCTTCACTCTTTATGGCCGGTGGCTCCGGGCTATCTAGCCCCCGCTCCATGATTCTGGATTTACTAGACGATGGCTCGGAGTTACCCATCACCCTCGTCTATGGTGCACGTAACCAGACCGAGCTGTACTACCATCAGGAATTCTTGGCGCTAGCTGAAAAGCACGCCAACTTTACCTACCTCCCCGCGCTATCAGGAGAACCTGAAGATAGCGACTGGACAGGCTACCGTGGTTACGTACACGAGGCTGCCAAAGCCCACTTCGACAATGACTTCCGTGGCCAGAAAGCCTATCTGTGCGGCCCACCGATCATGATCGAATCCTGCATCACCACCCTGATGCAAGGGCGACTGTTCGAACGCGATATCTACACCGAGAAATTCTTCTCGGCCGCCGATGCCCAGCAGATCCGCAGCCCGTTGTTTAAGCGCGTGTAG
- a CDS encoding YHS domain-containing protein yields the protein MDMKASKKLGLKERYALMTRDLAWDTTYQPMDKVFPQVTYEGIKIHDWDKWEDPFRLTMDAYWKYQGEKERKLYAILDAFNQNNGHLSVTDARYMNVLKLFLGSTPPLELMAARGFSMVGRQMVGAGPRVACQMQAVDEYRHFQTQIHSLSNYNKFYNGLDEFAHQQSRMWYLSDGKSFFDDAITAGPFEFMVAIGFAFEYVLTNILFVPYISGAAYNGDMAAMTVGFSSQSDEARHMTLGLECIKFMLEQDPDNLPIVQRWIDKWTWRGTRKLASVGMMMDYMLPKRIMSFKEAWEIYVEQNGGALFNDLARYGIRPPKCFQQTIDEKEHVTHQSWIGFYMKPDSTPFHTWIPEPEEMDWLSEKYPNTFDKYYRPVLEHLDKEAKAGNRFNNKTQPMNCQVCVSTIKFNEPNDPMSTCFRETKYKGEKFHFCSDHCKEIFENEPEKYVQTYVSSHQGLQGNCVPEGVDATAPDFNPGEHIADYWKLDKRATGDFADSEDKQNFAAWRDQATKN from the coding sequence ATGGATATGAAAGCTAGCAAAAAACTGGGGCTAAAAGAACGCTACGCCCTGATGACACGTGATCTGGCTTGGGACACCACTTACCAGCCAATGGACAAAGTTTTCCCGCAAGTCACCTATGAAGGCATCAAGATTCACGATTGGGATAAATGGGAAGATCCATTCCGCCTGACGATGGATGCTTACTGGAAATACCAAGGCGAAAAAGAACGCAAACTGTATGCGATTCTGGATGCCTTTAACCAGAATAACGGCCATTTGTCGGTAACTGACGCTCGCTACATGAACGTGCTAAAACTGTTCCTGGGCTCTACCCCGCCACTCGAACTAATGGCTGCTCGCGGCTTTAGCATGGTCGGGCGTCAGATGGTCGGCGCTGGCCCGCGTGTGGCTTGCCAGATGCAGGCAGTCGACGAATACCGCCACTTCCAGACCCAGATCCACTCGCTCTCGAACTACAACAAGTTCTACAACGGCTTGGATGAATTCGCCCATCAGCAATCACGCATGTGGTATTTGTCGGATGGTAAATCGTTCTTTGACGATGCCATTACCGCTGGCCCGTTCGAATTTATGGTGGCGATTGGCTTTGCTTTCGAATACGTACTAACCAACATCCTGTTTGTGCCGTATATCTCTGGCGCGGCTTACAACGGCGACATGGCGGCGATGACGGTTGGCTTCTCGTCTCAATCTGATGAAGCACGCCACATGACTTTGGGTCTGGAATGTATCAAGTTCATGCTGGAACAAGACCCAGACAACTTGCCAATCGTGCAACGCTGGATCGACAAGTGGACCTGGCGTGGTACGCGTAAGCTGGCGTCTGTCGGCATGATGATGGATTACATGCTGCCTAAACGCATCATGAGCTTTAAAGAAGCGTGGGAAATCTACGTCGAACAAAACGGCGGTGCCTTGTTTAACGATTTGGCACGTTACGGCATTCGCCCGCCAAAATGCTTCCAGCAAACCATCGACGAAAAAGAACACGTTACCCATCAATCGTGGATTGGTTTCTACATGAAGCCCGACTCCACACCATTCCACACCTGGATTCCAGAACCTGAAGAGATGGATTGGCTGTCCGAGAAATACCCTAACACCTTCGATAAATACTATCGTCCGGTGCTAGAGCATCTGGATAAAGAAGCTAAGGCGGGCAACCGGTTTAACAACAAAACCCAGCCGATGAACTGCCAAGTGTGCGTGAGCACCATCAAGTTCAACGAGCCGAACGACCCGATGTCGACTTGCTTCCGCGAGACCAAATACAAAGGCGAGAAATTCCACTTCTGCTCGGATCATTGCAAAGAAATCTTCGAGAACGAGCCAGAAAAATACGTGCAAACCTATGTATCGTCCCACCAAGGCTTGCAAGGTAATTGCGTACCCGAAGGCGTCGATGCGACTGCGCCAGACTTTAATCCGGGCGAGCATATCGCGGATTACTGGAAACTGGATAAGCGAGCGACTGGCGATTTTGCCGATTCGGAAGACAAACAGAACTTTGCTGCTTGGCGTGACCAAGCGACCAAGAACTAA
- a CDS encoding phenol hydroxylase subunit P4, with product MSINALADYEFPSSDRLENFKGKQLVYVNWEKHRMFSRPFVLALTPDTPFSVIKDKYITDCYRYHPDFAQIDWSKVVWQNSNDVFTPDMNKSLAENGIGHKDLIRFTTPGLDGIAGTGY from the coding sequence ATGTCGATCAATGCATTAGCGGATTACGAATTTCCCTCCAGCGACCGCCTGGAAAACTTTAAAGGCAAGCAACTGGTGTATGTGAACTGGGAAAAACACCGTATGTTTTCCCGCCCATTTGTGCTCGCGCTGACACCAGACACCCCGTTTTCTGTCATCAAAGACAAATACATTACCGATTGCTACCGCTATCACCCCGACTTTGCCCAAATCGATTGGAGCAAAGTGGTGTGGCAGAACAGTAACGATGTCTTTACGCCAGACATGAATAAATCTTTAGCAGAAAACGGTATCGGTCATAAAGACCTGATCCGCTTTACCACCCCCGGCCTGGATGGCATCGCGGGGACGGGCTATTAA
- a CDS encoding MmoB/DmpM family protein, translated as MVSYAFIAFQKNEETRCIVEAIVDDNPGAIVNEQPAMVKVDVPNKLVIKRETVEEKMGRDFDLQELQLHLITISGHLDETDDEFTLSWAN; from the coding sequence ATGGTTTCTTATGCCTTTATCGCTTTTCAGAAAAACGAAGAAACACGCTGCATTGTCGAGGCGATTGTGGATGACAACCCCGGTGCCATCGTCAACGAACAACCCGCCATGGTGAAAGTGGATGTGCCTAACAAGCTAGTGATTAAACGCGAAACTGTCGAAGAAAAAATGGGCCGTGATTTTGACCTGCAAGAACTGCAACTGCATCTGATCACCATTTCAGGCCATCTGGACGAAACCGACGACGAATTCACCCTTAGCTGGGCCAACTAA